The nucleotide sequence GGATGCGCCACCGAAAACATTTTAGTTTGGTGAGAAAATTAAACGCGCACACATAGATGCTCGCAACCCGGCTTCAGACTAGACAGTTATATTTTTTGGTTAGCAGCCTCAAATTGCAACTTTTCGCACTTGAATATGCCAAAAACTTCACACCCCACATCCGTGCAAAGAAAGAGACGGCAGGCGAGTGTtagacagagagagagagagagagaccgAACTAGGGTTCCCGAGACCTCTTGAAAGTTGTAAGCCGCAGAGCAAAGGGGGTCGCCTGCGTAACGCCCTCACATTACGCATAAATTTTGCACTTTACAAATTTGCCACGCACACGTTTGCGGCATTTTGTATAACATTTACACAGTCCGCCGGAGAGGTGGGGGGGGCATTTGGTGGGGGGAGGCGGAAAATTAGGAGGGTTCGAGGTAACTACATATGTAAAACGTGCGCCATTTGTCAGGCTGACAGGCGGGCGCAAGGTGACACCGCTCGAGGGCCTTTCAAAACTACTGCGCCGCTAGGTTATCCTACCAGCTTTGAATACCCTCTATaactaaatattaaattaaacttTGAAGGGCTTAATTTATAACCAAACTTTAAGCATCAACAGACTGATCTGAGAACTGCTCATAACTAAAGTGATTTGTTGAAAATCCATTTGTTTATAATAACATTATCACTGTTATCATATATATAACTACATATAACTACTAATTTTCTATTCTTATTTCAAAAATCATCAAATATATAATCCCCTTTCGGAATAAAATATCCTTAAATATGACAACCGATTACATAGGATAacaaatcaataaaaacattttaaggtAAAATATCCTTATAAGCCAGTTGATTATTTGAGTAAATTTTCTGAATACCCCTGGGTGATTGGGAAGAACAAGCAGCATAATGTAAACAAGCACTTCACTAGTAATCAACTTTCTTGTATGCCCCCCAACTAGAATCCCCTGGAACATCTCCTCCGCCGCATGGAGCATAATGAGCCGGGTCAAAATGCTTGAAGCGCCGAAAACTCCGCACGTTATAACATCACTTATACGGTTTTCTATCTAACCCAAAACGCCTGCACACACGCAGTTACATAACAAATTAGAATTGGGTCtcgcactcacacacacactcacactccGCATTTTCCCCGGCCACgctgcgtatgcgtaatgcgTTCCCATGTGCTGTCGTTGTTGCCAATGATGTTGCCTCTTGTAGCCTGCGGTGCTTGTAAACTTGTAGCCCTGtcaaaatgtcaaaaatttTCGAGGGTAGTCAACGCCATTTTCCGCGCCTCCGCCCACTTTTCTTTGCACACTCTCAACGATGAGAAAgcgttaaaaaaaaaaagacggTAGCCGAAAGTGTAATTGGGCGTCGCTCGGGTTAATAGAGGTTACGGCATGGGCGCGATATTTTCGACGACGTCCCGCCCCCGCCACTTAGTTTTAATTAGTGGCTTACATTTCATGCAAAAGATATGACAAAATTGGTTTCCCGAAATGGAGCAGCCTCAAGTGCGGAAATGGGCTCTAATGCCACCCTCAAATTATTTTGCCCCATTTTCTTAGCAGATGTTTAAAGTGGGATAGtgctaaataaatataacaacgATTTAAAAAGGGGTTTTAAATAGTTCTATTCGGTTTAGTAATATTGAAACATAAAGTTTTAAAGCAAGCCCCATTTTAAGATGGGTACTTATACCGCAGTATCATCCATTTAATACCTTTTTAAGGACCCTGATAATATTTAATGGATTTTTAAAAGTTTCTTTCCCCACACTGACAAACTCACTGCGTTTTCCCTCTTTTTCAAATCTCAACCACAATGGCAGTGTTCCCTTCGCTGCTTTTACTTTTGTTCCACCACTCGACCTGTTCCACTTCCCCATAAATTGAAGAGGGGAACCCCCAGCGAAGACTGCGAAAGCCGCGACAACAACAGCGCATACATTTGTAATTACATGCAATTCATTAAAGTGTAAAtacaacataaaaaaaaacttgtttATTAACAATTACGAGTGGTGTAGAAGACTCGACTGAATGTTGACGCGCTGAAAGAGCACTTAATGTATGAGAGATAAAATTAAACTTCAGTTTAGGAAAGTTAATGGAAAatcattaaattaaatattgaaGCTAAGCTTAAAGATACAGACTATAAAATCTGTAAACTAATTTATAAGTAAGcctttctaaaataattttaaaaattctaaataaacaaaaaacgttgtttttcaatttattGTCAACGCAAttataatgttttttttcagatttttttaAGGCCTGGTATAACCTTCTTGGTACCCTTGATAAGATGGAAAACGATTCTAAAGGAACCGCAGCTAGAGCGGCTATTACTTTCCCGCCCCCACCCCCACCTGCCAGCTCACCCCTTTTTTGCACAGGATGTGCGCAGACAACAGGCATTTAAATTGTCATGGCAAGCAGCCTAGACGACAGCCGACTACAAGGACACGCAGAAAGGCTTGTCGCTGGTCTAAAAGTGGGCTGAAAAATAAGGGGAGTTGGGCGGACTGGAAATGTCTGCGCGCTTGGCTGTGCTTTTTGTGCGAAATGTGGggagaaaaaaatattacagcCTGACGGAGTGGCAGTGGCAAACATATTTACACCTTGTTGCCATATGCTTAATGAGCAAAAAGGCAAGATGAAGGATAAAAATGGGGGCGGGCAGGCGGAAAACCCAAGGAGAATGCCTGGCTGCCTTGCAATTgtaatttttgttaaattaacACGTTGCCAACTGTTGCCAGACGGAAAATAGGGTCTCTCCTCTTCTTGCTTGTTGCAGGAAGTTGTCAAGTGGCGTCGGCATAAATTCAATTAGCAAAGTGGCCTCGAGGGGCGATGGAGCTGGGCTGGTATGGGCtcaactgaactgaactggaGTGGCTTTAAGAAGATATCCGATTCCGAAAATCCAgcacaatatatatattagcTTCTGTGCATGGGCATTCGCATTTCGTTAGCCTTTTTCGACTCACAATCAGCGCAGTGAAGCGCACATCCTGTCAGCCTGAATGATTGTCCGGAGCTGTGTCCCGCTCTTGATTTAAACCGAAACTGAAATGCACACAAATGGATTCCGAACTTGACCTCGACAGCCCATTCCCTTCTCTACGGTTCACCCAAGCCGGTTTCTATTATTTTGTGAGCTTTATTTATACACGACTGGGGATGGGAAAAGTTCACTGAGGGAAAAGCCAGTAGTCACCAGAACTATGCCTTTTTTGGTACAACCTTTTTAAAACCTTTATCTAAATATCTAAATGTGAATTCAAAGACTTTATTTAAGATTATCTAAAATGTTtagatatattttatatgtGAATCATTTAGCTATGTCATTTCTATCAGTGTTCTTCTTTCTTTTCCCCATTTTGTTCAAGTCAATTTTGGTTTGCCTTGCCATGATTTGATGCGTGTGGGTGTGGCTTTGAGTGGGTGAACCCGGTTGGTGGTTAAGATTATGGCTCTGGGCCACTCAACATTTATGCGCGATCCGTTGGCCTGGCGACAACATCTTTCGATTTGCACCTGCAATTTGCTCCAGGCAACCACTAAAATGTGTCACTAAATGCTCGGCAGGCGAAACAGCACTGCACTCTGTACACAACACTACAACCCGCCATCCGAGCAGCCAGCAATCAACCAAACAAAACTCAACAATGCCGCGGGGTTTGCTTAGGATAGTGTATTAATGCAAGTGTTATGGGGTCGCTTTGCTAAGGAAACTAGTTTTGAAACTTCGACTTAAGATTTCTTTAATATTTGTTCCATAAAACATGTtcttgttatataaaaaaaaagaccaATCGGAAAAAAGATattagatatatatataagatatATTAGTTGTTTGATAATAATGTATTCAACAATGGTTCACCCCTTTTCACTTTAATGGGAATTCCCATAAGATCTTTAAGATAATAGTCCTCCAAGTTAGGATACTTTAGAATTCGATGCTTTCCCTGGCTGCCCAGCTGCCTGCTTGTTCTTCTTAGTTGGTTATGCATTTGTTAAGCCCGCGAAAAGAAATTGCAACTCTGGCTTTTCCCCCTCCGGTCTCTGGTTTTGAGCTCCTGCCTTACGACGACTGCTGCTGCTACACGCCCAGTAATTGCCATTGCACTTGTTGTAGTGGATGTAGTCGTTGTAGTCCTTGTCCAAcgcctgccacgcccactcctcGCTAACCGCCCACTGGAAAACTCACGCTTGCACCCGTGGAGCCACTAAAAACAACCGCAACACAAAACTATTTTGTTCACGCAATGCGAAAATGCATTGTTGTTGGCGCTCTCTTGCCGCTGGCATTTGGCGTTACGTATACGCAACGTATGCCAGGGCGCAATTTGCATTTGTATGCACATTGTTGTTCAAGAGGGGGGGTGGCATAGGGGTTGGAGGGGCTGTGGGCGTGGACTTTGGCTTGGTTTCCCTTGTAATTGCTTTAAACGTCATCATCACAGCCTCTTGCTCCGCAGCTGAATGCATTcattgttgttattgttggaCTACGACTACGCTCTGAAGTTTATTAAATTTGGTTTTGATTTAGCAATCAATATTGAATTTAGTTTGGCATTGTTACAAAATTTCACTTGTAAGCCTATTAGATAATCCAATGAAATGAACAATCCTTGGCGGGAAATCGGCTTCATCAGCAGGCCGAAGAAACATTTAAAAGTCATTCGGATCAAGAAACGCATTGCAAGGCGCAGGAAAATCTTTAAGCAAAGACAAAAGGACTTGATAGAGCTTCATTTAAGGAATCGTATCAAGTATTTAATTATCGAACATCTGGAGTACAGGCTGGCAGATATTAAAACCAAGAAAAAAACACAGATAAGCTTGAAGGAGAATAAAACCAAATGATGAggcaaatacattttttgacaATTCACAGACAGTGAAAAATTAGCTAATTTAAATTATGATTACAGGATTACCCAATTACCAATAGATGGATAATCTAGAAATTACCGCCTCTGCTTTTTCTACAAATATTTCACACCAAATTAGACAATTTTCAAATCAAAGCCAAGCCAAAGCCATAGATGAACGGCAAATCAATTTCCTTTGTTTGCCACTCCATTCAGATTACGAAAATTTGAAATAAACTTTTGTTGGCCAGCGACcacaaaatcattttcaaaCTGAGCTCAATAAAAATCAAAGCCACTGAAGAAGCAACGCATTGGATACTAGTGCACAGTCCAAGCCAAATGGAAAGTTTCacagcattaataaatatttacaggCACGTCGCGTTCTGGCCTCTTCAATGGAATGGCCTACTGGGCAGTTCCATTCTCAGTTCTCAGTTCACAGTTCTGGCAatgaaatcaaatcaaatatGCGCGCTGACGCTTTATATATCGCACCGAGGAGGCAGCGGGAGCATCGTTCGCTTTGGTGTGCTCACAAGAATTTAAATCATCCGACTTACATGCTACTTACAAGCCAAAGCGCCTATATGTATGCCCCATAAAATGCGAGCAAGCCCGAGTGCAGAATGGGCAAGTGGAAAAATGTCAGAAAAAGCACTGGAAAAGAATAAAAGGGATTCTAATGTTAAATTCTGGAAAAGTATCGAGGTTCTTAGAGGTGAAATAACTATATCAGAAATTGGAAACCATATTCGCAGAATGGGTATTTAAATAACTGGTGTAATTATTCCAACTAGAagatctactaaatatataaaagatataaaaaccaacaa is from Drosophila suzukii chromosome 3, CBGP_Dsuzu_IsoJpt1.0, whole genome shotgun sequence and encodes:
- the LOC108006021 gene encoding uncharacterized protein yields the protein MNNPWREIGFISRPKKHLKVIRIKKRIARRRKIFKQRQKDLIELHLRNRIKYLIIEHLEYRLADIKTKKKTQISLKENKTK